The following coding sequences are from one Nicotiana tomentosiformis chromosome 3, ASM39032v3, whole genome shotgun sequence window:
- the LOC138908244 gene encoding uncharacterized protein produces MVTPDWSQPFKIMYDASDVTVGAILGQGKDTMFRPIYYASRTLNEAQVNYSTTEKEFFVVIFAFDKFRSYIVGSKVIVHMDHLALKYLLNKKESKSRLMRWVLLLQELDLVIKDGKGTENQAANHLSRLEKPPVETVDVREEFPDEQIFSIDAVSERPPWYADIANSLASGWLPRDSLMIKEGSFKEKWEAFFLIATMEQPEDARVEIALQQRLAQMNGLEEFRLDAYENARIFKENTKRWHDRLTKPREFQEGYKVLLYNSRLRLFPEKFKSRWTGLYVVKHVSPYDAVEIQDEKGNEGFKSLGYVVARKPENRDSYGKVKREHKFRADKVIIGKDHVEPAEAVSEDSDAPDVGNEVQGEDAAASPLHEQGVGQLQVADGTQEWALEKEMAEMRTSVTDLGA; encoded by the exons ATGGTGACACCTGATTGGAGCCAGCCATTTAAGATAATGTATGATGCTAGTGATGTAACTGTGGGGGCAATTCTGGGGCAAGGAAAAGATACGATGTTTAGGCCGATTTACTATGCCAGCAGAACGTTGAATGAAGCTCAAGTCAACTATTCCACTACTGAGAAAGAGTTCTTTGTTGTAATCTTTGCTTTTGACAAGTTCCGATCATACATAGTGGGGAGCAAAGTGATCGTTCACATGGATCACTTAGCCTTGAAATATTTGTTGAATAAGAAGGAATCCAAGTCGCGTCTGATGCGGTGGGTGTTGTTGCTCCAAGAGTTAGACTTAGTGATCAAAGACGGGAAAGGCACAGAAAATCAAGCCGCCAATCATCTATCTCGACTTGAGAAACCTCCAGTTGAAACAGTCGACGTAAGGGAAGAGTTCCCTGATGAGCAGATTTTCTCCATTGATGCAGTCTCCGAAAGGCCACCTTGGTATGCTGATATAGCCAATTCTTTAGCCAGCGGATGGTTACCTCGTGACTCTCTCATGATCAAAGAAGGAAGCTTCAAG GAGAAATGGGAAGCATTCTTTCTCATTGCCACGATGGAGCAGCCGGAGGATGCTAGGGTAGAAATTGCACTGCAGCAAAG GTTGGCGCAGATGAACGGATTAGAGGAGTTTAGACTGGACGCGTATGAAAATGCGCGTATCTTTAAAGAAAATACCAAGAGATGGCATGATCGTCTGACTAAGCCAAGGGAATTTCAGGAAGGATACAAAGTCTTACTATACAATAGTAGACTTAGATTATTCCCCGAAAAATTCAAATCAAGATGGACAGGTCTGTATGTGGTGAAACATGTCTCACCGTACGACGCCGTTGAAATTCAGGATGAAAAGGGGAATGAAGGCTTTAAG TCACTTGGTTATGTTGTGGCACGAAAGCCAGAAAATAGGGACTCATATGGAAAAGTGAAGCGTGAACATAAATTTCGGGCTGATAAAGTTATAATAGGGAAGGACCATGTTGAGCCTGCTGAGGCGGTTAGTGAGGACTCTGATGCACCTGACGTGGGCAATGAGGTTCAAGGTGAAGATGCCGCTGCTTCTCCACTGCATGAGCAGGGTGTTGGGCAACTTCAAGTGGCGGATGGGACACAAGAATGGGCGCTAGAGAAGGAGATGGCAGAAATGCGTACCTCAGTCACTGACTTGGGAGCTTGA